In a single window of the Rhopalosiphum padi isolate XX-2018 chromosome 1, ASM2088224v1, whole genome shotgun sequence genome:
- the LOC132929511 gene encoding protein SREK1IP1 isoform X1, translating into MEPFIRALIMESKFSGFAKETTARPACKKCGYSGHLTFQCRNFIKIDPNKDIVLDVSSTSSEPDEEYVTPLVQLRETELALKLKEAAAKKKKKKKKKSKKRKHNTSDSDSSDDDTVERKKKHKKHKKHKKEKKSKD; encoded by the exons ATGGAACCATTTATTCGAGCGCTAA TTATGGAGTCCAAGTTCTCGGGTTTTGCTAAAGAGACCACAGCCAGACCAGCGTGTAAGAAATGCGGTTACTCCGGTCACCTGACGTTCCAATGTCggaatttcatcaaaatcgatCCCAACAAGGATATCGTGTTGGATGTAAGCAGCACGAGCAGTGAACCGGATGAGGAGTATGTGACGCCACTGGTGCAGCTGCGCGAGACCGAGTTAGCCTTGAAACTGAAAGAGGCGGCAGCcaaaaagaagaaaaagaaaaagaagaagtCAAAGAAACGAAAGCACAATACGTCTGACAGTGATTCGTCAGATGACGACACAGTAGAACGAAAAAAGAAACATAAGAAACACAAGAaacacaaaaaagaaaaaaaatctaaagattaa
- the LOC132929483 gene encoding guanine nucleotide-binding protein-like 1 — MPQGRRKLPFSGKQKKQQIQEKRKRKQLNAASGSEYNYERAEGNNVRPPKERLPEFNVQSINQQPLHRGGRSNPNQYVLQFRRETEEEIRKRKEDARKQIIPVSEEELEFDPAPYFCGNELGFPIRPKWSPDMTREQLDSREYSYFKEYLLTLKKRSDWDELSYFELNLETWRQMWRVMEMSDIIVWIADARYPAVPTYLFTYVLKTLKKSLIIILNKMDLVPSAIGLAWKHKITQTYNLDDDDKAKVHVLFFTSYKNSSEFKEGVQKKKPRGKLKMAAEAAENLLKECKSIIEKYQAKIDLQSWENKISEEKELEYDNEEDVEIEEKITAVPETSYEHFDLFQNNYLTIGLLGQPNAGKSSVLNALMGKKVVSVSGTPGHTKHFQTIFLTSSVRLCDCPGLVFPSKLPKPLQVLMGCYPIAQLREPYSTITFLAERLNLVKLLNLQHPEPGESEWSAIDICDSWAIKRGFLTARAGRPDTYRAANHLLRMTLSGKICLALRPLGFTTNKKYWSSSAELKNIWKVKGIVDELDTYEHNFVELSDDEQKPTAQTDTNEIEDDESDEDESCDSDSSEVCGAISSNKFAALDMSN, encoded by the exons ATGCCCCAAGGACGTCGAAAATTGCCTTTCAGcggtaaacaaaaaaaacaacaaatacaaGAAAAAAGGAAGAGAAAACAACTGAACGCTGCGTCTG GATCTGAGTATAACTACGAAAGAGCCGAAGGGAATAATGTCAGACCTCCCAAAGAACGTTTGCCCGAGTTCAATGTGCAAAGTATCAATCAACAGCCGTTACATCGTGGCGGTAGATCTAACCCAAATCa GTATGTGCTACAATTTCGGCGAGAAACTGAAGAAGAAATAAGGAAAAGAAAAGAAGATGCAAGAAAGCAAATTATTCCAGTATCTGAAGAAGAGCTTGAGTTTGATCCTGCTCCTTATTTTTGTGGCAATGAGCTTGGTTTTCCAATACGACCTAAATGGAGTCCAGATATGACTAGAGAACAGTTGGATAGTCGTGAATATAGTTATTTCAAGGAGTATTTACtaacattgaaaaaaagaaGTGACTGGGATGAGTTAAGTTATTTTGAGTTGAATTTGGAAACTTGGCGACAGATGTGGCGTGTTATGGAAATGTCAGATATTATTGTATGGATAGCTGATGCTCGTTATCCA GCTGTCCCTACATACTTATTTACATATGTATTAAAGACTTTAAAAAagagtttaattataatactaaataaaatggaTTTAGTGCCATCAGCTATCGGCTTAGCTTGGAAACATAAAATAACACAAACATATAATTTAGATGATGACGATAAAGCTAAAGttcatgttttgttttttacttcTTACAAAAACAGTTCAGAATTTAAAGAag gtgttcagaaaaaaaaacctaGAGGTAAATTAAAGATGGCTGCAGAAGCTGCAGAAAATTTGTTGAAAGAATGTAAaagtataatagaaaaatatcaagCAAAGA TCGATTTGCAAAGCtgggaaaataaaatttctgAAGAAAAAGAATTAGAATATGATAATGAAGAAGATGTTGaaatagaagaaaaaattact GCTGTTCCAGAAacgagttatgagcattttgatttgtttcaaaataattatcttacaaTTGGTTTGTTAGGTCAACCTAATGCTGGAAAATCATCTGTTTTAAATGCATTGATGggcaaaaaa gttgTCAGTGTTTCTGGAACTCCTGGACACACAAAGCATTTtcagacaatatttttaacttccaGTGTTCGTTTGTGTGACTGCCCTGGACTTGTGTTTCCATCTAAACTCCCTAAACCattacaa gttttaatgGGTTGTTATCCTATTGCACAACTTCGTGAACCGTATTcaactattacatttttagcTGAAAGATTGAATCTGgtaaaacttttaaacttaCAACATCCCGAGCCTGGTGAAAGTGAATGGTCTGCAATAGACATTTGTGACA GTTGGGCCATTAAACGAGGTTTTTTAACCGCTAGAGCAGGACGACCAGATACATATCGTGCTGCCAATCATTTACTACGTATGACACTTAGTGGGAAAATTTGTTTAGCATTGAGACCTCTAGGATTTACAACAAACAAAA AATATTGGTCATCTTCTGCAGAGCTAAAAAATATATGGAAAGTTAAAGGCATTGTGGATGAGCTGGATACATATGAACACAATTTTGTAGAACTATCGGATGATGAGCAAAAACCAACTGCTCAGACTGACACTAATGAAATTGAAGATGATGAGAGTGATGAAGACGAATCTTGTGATAGTGATAGTTCAGAAGTATGTGGAGCAATTTCATCTAATAAGTTTGCTGCATTGGATATGTCTAATTGA
- the LOC132929526 gene encoding NADH dehydrogenase [ubiquinone] iron-sulfur protein 6, mitochondrial, with translation MALTVSGLKIAAVGLSQRACRPTLFQAAKYSWEPKEVETHTGQKWEKDDYRLARFIDRKKEVNPSFAIDLINQVPPKECTERVVFCDGGGGPLGHPKVYINLDKPGNHSCGYCGLRFVKKDSH, from the exons ATGGCTCTGACCGTGTCTGGTTTGAAGATTGCAGCTGTTGGATTGTCACAGCGAGCTTGTCGCCCAACGCTCTTCCAAGCGGCCAAATACTCGTGGGAACCGAAAGAAGTTGAAACCCACACCGGTCAG AAATGGGAAAAAGACGATTACCGTTTAGCGCGTTTCATTGATCGGAAGAAGGAAGTGAACCCGTCGTTTGCCATTGATCTCATCAATCAAGTACCGCCTAAGGAGTGTACGGAGCGTGTTGTATTTTGCGATGGTGGCGGTGGACCACTGGGTCATCCAAAAGTCTACATAAATTTG gacaAACCTGGGAATCATTCTTGCGGATATTGTGGCTTGCGGTTTGTCAAGAAGGATAgtcactaa
- the LOC132929511 gene encoding protein SREK1IP1 isoform X2, which yields MESKFSGFAKETTARPACKKCGYSGHLTFQCRNFIKIDPNKDIVLDVSSTSSEPDEEYVTPLVQLRETELALKLKEAAAKKKKKKKKKSKKRKHNTSDSDSSDDDTVERKKKHKKHKKHKKEKKSKD from the coding sequence ATGGAGTCCAAGTTCTCGGGTTTTGCTAAAGAGACCACAGCCAGACCAGCGTGTAAGAAATGCGGTTACTCCGGTCACCTGACGTTCCAATGTCggaatttcatcaaaatcgatCCCAACAAGGATATCGTGTTGGATGTAAGCAGCACGAGCAGTGAACCGGATGAGGAGTATGTGACGCCACTGGTGCAGCTGCGCGAGACCGAGTTAGCCTTGAAACTGAAAGAGGCGGCAGCcaaaaagaagaaaaagaaaaagaagaagtCAAAGAAACGAAAGCACAATACGTCTGACAGTGATTCGTCAGATGACGACACAGTAGAACGAAAAAAGAAACATAAGAAACACAAGAaacacaaaaaagaaaaaaaatctaaagattaa